The Saccopteryx leptura isolate mSacLep1 chromosome 2, mSacLep1_pri_phased_curated, whole genome shotgun sequence genome has a window encoding:
- the C2H1orf116 gene encoding specifically androgen-regulated gene protein, whose product MPERELWPEGPGSEPVTRVGSWNSMTSTTSTRSGSSDSSYDFLSAEEKECLLFLEETIGSLDTEADSGLSTDESEQATTPQSPRALPIIQPASQGHPEETTIQQRPEPRRVTQSSSPHLPESQGLGFRSGSYSLPRNIHIGGNQSLRKSSTQTDSHPPGKPERLIPNPEREQVSQSRKPGQAPAKFQEAALDLDTALIPPPEAFRDAQPEQCGEDSLPNGPGEESLTLQLHTSLSPQRRKDTSSEAMSQKANEKGLTGASGQAEPPSAMSSQNVRAADLPSSSEGDLNAQLAPLPAPKARKLPPNIILKSSRSSFHSDPHNWRSRHSEATPGDPGLASSLQEQRKARREALEKLGLPQDRDEPSPHFSKPPSSVILRGTRAQAPSPAPAPAAASALAQPAAPISAAASAAGRAPARGPYPVKAPALAQGASPGKVLIPAQEPAPGKVPAAKSMPIPIPTALGVNSPLAQPLRNSGLTLQESSIPGLRQMNFKSNTLERSGVGLSSYLSAGKDPSPQTSTSLGKDSFLDKTSPNVLRNSRPRPASLGTGKDFAGIRVSKLAGQEQGQSSWHLSYQGQSRDKLPRPTCVSVKISPKGIPDEHRREALKKLGLLKE is encoded by the exons AGTGACAGCAGCTACGACTTCCTGTCCGCTGAAGAGAAGGAGTGTTTGCTCTTCCTGGAGGAGACCATTGGCTCATTGGACACTGAGGCTGACAGCGGACTGTCCACTGACGAGTCTGAGCAAGCCACCACTCCCCAGAGTCCCCGAGCACTGCCCATAATCCAGCCTGCTTCCCAGG GCCATCCAGAGGAGACAACCATTCAGCAAAGACCAGAGCCAAGGAGAGTGACTCAGTCCAGCTCACCTCATCTGCCTGAATCCCAAGGCCTGGGCTTCAGATCCGGCTCCTACAGCCTCCCCAGAAATATCCATATCGGCGGGAACCAGAGCCTCAGGAAAAGCAGCACCCAGACTGATAGCCACCCCCCAGGGAAACCTGAGAGGCTCATCCCAAACCCTGAGAGAGAACAGGTCAGCCAGAGCAGGAAACCCGGCCAGGCTCCAGCCAAGTTTCAGGAGGCTGCCCTTGATTTGGACACAGCTCTCATCCCCCCACCAGAGGCCTTCCGGGACGCCCAGCCGGAGCAGTGTGGGGAAGACAGCCTGCCCAACGGGCCAGGGGAGGAGAGCCTCACACTCCAGCTCCACACATCGCTCAGCCCCCAGAGGAGAAAAGACACTTCTTCAGAGGCCATGTCCCAAAAAGCCAATGAGAAAGGCTTAACAGGGGCATCAGGACAAGCTGAGCCTCCTTCTGCCATGTCGTCTCAGAATGTGAGAGCTGCAGACCTTCCCAGCTCATCAGAGGGGGATCTCAATGCCCAGCTGGCTCCCCTCCCAGCGCCTAAGGCCCGGAAGCTGCCACCTAATATTATTCTTAAAAGCAGCCGCAGCAGTTTCCACAGCGATCCCCACAACTGGCGGTCCCGCCACTCCGAGGCCACCCCTGGGGATCCCGGCCTGGCCTCTTCCCTGCAGGAGCAGAGGAAAGCACGCAGAGAAGCTCTGGAGAAGCTGGGGCTGCCCCAGGACCGAGATGAGCCCAGCCCCCACTTTAGTAAGCCCCCCAGCTCTGTCATACTCCGCGGGACGCGTGCTCAGGCCCCttccccagctccagctccagctgcaGCTTCCGCTCTGGCTCAGCCTGCAGCTCCCATCTCAGCCGCTGCATCTGCTGCAGGGAGGGCTCCAGCCCGGGGACCCTACCCAGTGAAAGCTCCAGCTCTGGCTCAGGGCGCTTCTCCAGGCAAAGTTTTGATTCCTGCCCAGGAACCCGCTCCAGGGAAGGTTCCAGCTGCCAAATCTATGCCGATTCCCATTCCTACCGCCCTAGGGGTCAATAGTCCCTTGGCCCAGCCACTGCGGAACTCAGGGCTGACTCTCCAGGAGAGCAGCATTCCTGGCCTGAGACAGATGAACTTCAAGTCCAACACTCTGGAGCGTTCGGGGGTGGGGCTGAGCAGCTACCTCTCAGCCGGGAAAGACCCCAGCCCCCAAACCAGCACCTCTCTTGGAAAAGACTCCTTCTTGGACAAGACTTCACCCAATGTCTTACGTAattcccggccccgccccgcctcctTGGGCACTGGGAAGGACTTCGCAGGTATTCGTGTGAGCAAGCTGGCTGGCCAGGAGCAGGGGCAGAGCTCCTGGCACCTATCTTACCAAGGACAGAGCCGTGACAAGCTGCCTCGACCCACTTGTGTCAGTGTCAAGATTTCCCCGAAAGgcatccctgatgaacacaggaGGGAGGCTCTGAAGAAGCTGGGACTGTTGAAGGAGTAA